The following proteins are encoded in a genomic region of Desulfovibrio sp. X2:
- the ybgF gene encoding tol-pal system protein YbgF codes for MRRVGLLICLMILLSGCSAAAGSDEWRLQNLEENFLQFKEAERQQEADQQKFAKDVTARLSVLEERLNQVEERLRHLESEDTGESSGADDTIQPMAVPEPPSSMSAASESPAEAAPKSSAAKAPELHGKALYERGVKLIMAEKYASARDDFTSYLESNPQGEYAPNALYWTGETYYGEQRYAQSILTFKEVLQKFPKSPKAPDALLKTAYAYEKLQDPKNAVFYLKALLDEYPKAEAAPLARAKLKELGQ; via the coding sequence ATGCGACGAGTCGGACTGTTGATCTGCCTGATGATTCTGCTCAGCGGTTGTTCCGCCGCTGCCGGGAGCGACGAGTGGCGGCTGCAGAACCTCGAGGAGAACTTCCTGCAGTTCAAGGAGGCCGAGCGCCAGCAGGAAGCCGATCAACAGAAGTTCGCCAAGGACGTCACGGCCCGCCTTTCCGTGCTCGAGGAGCGGCTGAACCAGGTGGAGGAACGGCTCCGCCACCTCGAATCCGAGGACACGGGCGAATCTTCCGGCGCAGACGACACCATCCAGCCCATGGCCGTTCCCGAACCTCCGTCCTCCATGAGCGCAGCGTCCGAGAGCCCGGCCGAGGCCGCACCCAAGTCTTCCGCCGCCAAGGCGCCCGAGCTGCACGGCAAGGCGCTCTACGAGCGCGGCGTGAAGCTGATCATGGCCGAGAAGTACGCGAGTGCGCGCGACGACTTCACCTCCTACCTCGAAAGCAACCCGCAGGGCGAGTACGCGCCCAACGCCCTGTACTGGACGGGCGAGACCTATTACGGCGAGCAGCGCTACGCCCAGTCCATCCTGACCTTCAAGGAAGTCCTGCAGAAGTTCCCCAAGAGCCCCAAGGCTCCGGACGCCCTGCTCAAGACCGCCTACGCCTACGAGAAGCTCCAGGACCCGAAGAACGCGGTCTTCTACCTGAAGGCCCTGCTGGACGAGTATCCCAAGGCCGAGGCCGCGCCCCTGGCCCGGGCCAAGCTCAAGGAACTGGGCCAGTAG